The region AATCACCGGTTTGGCCGCCACATCCACCATGCGCTCCAACTCAGTGGCACCGCGCGGATTAGCGATACGGGTATCGCGTACCGGCTGACCATTGGCCAACAAGGCAATGCCTAAGCGACCGTCAGCACGACCGTATAACACGGCGCCTCCCGCAGTTACTGGGGTGGCTTGGCTGCGCAAGGTCAGGCTGGGCTGCTCATTGCGCAACTGCCATTGCTGGACGCCACTGCTGGAGTCGAGGGCAATTAAGTTGCCGGCGCTGGTGTGCACCACCACTTTGCCATCGTCCACAGCCGGTGCGGCTAATACTTCACCCGCTACCGTTTGCGTCCAGAGCAATTCGCCGTCTGCTTGGCTTACGGCATACACCAGGCCATTTTCTGAGCCAAAATAGAGATTGCCATAAGCGGCCACTAAACCACCGGCGATGCGCGGGCTACGCTGTTGCTCGTTAATGGCTAGCTTATCGAGTCGCAACTGCCATTGGCGCTTGCCCGTTTCTTTATCGTAGGCGGCCAACACCCCATCACGGGAGGCGGCGAACACACGATCGCCTTCAACCACAGGTTTAAGCTGTGAATAATATTCACCCACACCTTTGCCGATGGACGTAGACCAGCGGGCCTTGGTGTTTAAGGTATTACCCACATCCGGTAAGGGGCTAGCCGGCGCTAAGTCAGGCGTGCTTGAGCAGGCCACTATGCTTAAGCCCAATAGGGCTGGCAACAGCAAGTTTAA is a window of Oceanisphaera sp. IT1-181 DNA encoding:
- the bamB gene encoding outer membrane protein assembly factor BamB encodes the protein MSVRKSLNLLLPALLGLSIVACSSTPDLAPASPLPDVGNTLNTKARWSTSIGKGVGEYYSQLKPVVEGDRVFAASRDGVLAAYDKETGKRQWQLRLDKLAINEQQRSPRIAGGLVAAYGNLYFGSENGLVYAVSQADGELLWTQTVAGEVLAAPAVDDGKVVVHTSAGNLIALDSSSGVQQWQLRNEQPSLTLRSQATPVTAGGAVLYGRADGRLGIALLANGQPVRDTRIANPRGATELERMVDVAAKPVILGDILFTIAYNGQLTAHQLISGQELWKRQYQGSQDLSTDGRLLYISDSRSHLFAVDARSGMEVWSNTELENRQLTASVVFGDYLVAGDAQGYLYWFDSQTGVLKSLQRIDSKGLYVAPIVAGNTLYVQSRSGDLLAIDQP